A window from Triticum aestivum cultivar Chinese Spring chromosome 6D, IWGSC CS RefSeq v2.1, whole genome shotgun sequence encodes these proteins:
- the LOC123145859 gene encoding probable E3 ubiquitin-protein ligase XBOS32, whose amino-acid sequence MGFLSLVGNSFGCSASGERLVSAARDGDLQEARALLEYNPRLARYSTFGGRNSPLHYAAAQGHHEIVSLLLESGVEINLRNYRGQTALMQACQYGHWEVVQTLMLFNANIHRTDYLNGGTAIHFAALHGHARCLRLVLADYVPSIPNFLNQTNHRSTEEVSDADFDDDGLVKMVNWKADGGLTPLHMAALNGHVECVQLLLDLGASVSEVTIEDGTTIDLIGSGSTPLHYAACGGNAVCCQLLIARGANLAAKNASGSTPLMVAHSWHRNSIEEILSNEPGGQIRTLASPYLCLPLMSIMSIARECGWRYLNKSPVCIDPCAVCLDGSCSVAAEGCKHEFCTRCALYLCSTSYTSANPAGAIPCPLCRHPITSFVALPGTSPIREQLPRNSLSLSFCATCPAVSSDSAAPGGGHPYRAGSELHCGGGMRMPPMGSSSFRSLSCQAMKLNPSFCMGAMDTNPCLIRCSRFGSSLGRSASHGEANRRGAWPVTFSPIVATSS is encoded by the exons ATGGGGTTCCTCAGCCTCGTGGGCAACTCCTTCGGGTGCTCGGCCTCCGGCGAGCGCCTCGTCTCAGCGGCCCGGGACGGCGACCTGCAGGAGGCGCGCGCGCTCCTCGAGTACAACCCCCGGCTGGCCCGCTACTCCACATTCGGCGGCCGCAACTCGCCGCTGCACTACGCCGCGGCGCAGGGTCACCATGAG ATTGTTTCTCTGTTGCTCGAATCCGGTGTGGAGATCAACCTCAGGAATTACAGGGGGCAG ACTGCTCTGATGCAAGCTTGCCAATATGGCCACTGGGAGGTTGTTCAGACACTAATGCTCTTCAATGCAAAT ATCCACAGGACAGATTATTTGAATGGCGGGACTGCTATCCACTTTGCTGCGCTGCATGGTCATGCCCGGTGCCTTCGTCTTGTGCTTGCAGATTATGTGCCAAGCATCCCAAACTTCTTAAACCAGACGAACCACAGATCGACTGAAGAAGTTTCAGATGCTGATTTTGATGATGA TGGTTTGGTCAAGATGGTAAACTGGAAGGCAGATGGAGGCCTAACCCCACTTCATATGGCAGCGTTAAATGGCCATGTAGAGTGTGTACAGTTGTTATTGGACCTGGGGGCATCTGTTTCTGAAGTCACCATTGAAGATGGAACAACTATCGACCTTATAG GATCAGGTAGCACCCCACTTCATTATGCTGCTTGTGGTGGAAATGCTGTATGTTGTCAA CTCCTTATTGCTCGAGGAGCCAACCTTGCTGCCAAAAATGCTAGTGG ctcgaccccGTTAATGGTAGCTCATTCATGGCATAGAAACTCTATTGAGGAAATTTTGAGTAATGAACCAGGGGGTCAAATACGTACTCTTGCTTCTCCATATTTGTGCCTCCCACTTATGAGTATCATGAGCATTGCCAG GGAGTGTGGTTGGAGGTACCTAAACAAGTCACCTGTATGTATTGACCCATGTGCTGTCTGCTTAGATGGGAGCTGCTCTGTTGCTGCAGAAG GATGCAAACATGAGTTCTGCACGAGATGCGCCCTGTACCTCTGCTCGACCAGCTACACGTCGGCGAACCCCGCGGGCGCCATACCGTGCCCTCTGTGCCGGCACCCGATCACCTCCTTCGTGGCGCTCCCCGGCACGAGCCCGATAAGGGAGCAGCTCCCTCGGAACAGCCTCTCGCTGTCGTTCTGCGCGACGTGCCCGGCGGTGAGCTCCGACTCGGCGGCCCCTGGTGGAGGCCATCCGTACCGGGCCGGCAGCGAGCTCCACTGCGGCGGGGGCATGCGCATGCCGCCGATGGGGTCGTCGTCGTTCCGGTCCCTGAGCTGCCAGGCGATGAAGCTGAACCCGTCGTTCTGCATGGGCGCCATGGACACCAACCCGTGCCTCATCCGGTGCTCGCGGTTCGGGTCGAGCCTGGGCCGGTCGGCGTCCCACGGCGAGGCCAACAGGCGAGGGGCGTGGCCCGTGACATTCAGCCCCATCGTCGCCACCAGCAGCTGA